A segment of the Superficieibacter sp. HKU1 genome:
CTGAGTAAATAAAAAGACATTATTCTTTCTTCCTTAAAAATATCCGACGTATTGCTTACGTCTGGACAAGAAAGAAATTTTACTGCTAAATATCAACGTATCATACTATGAAAAAATTTTTTAGGATTTTATTAATAAATAGCGGTTATGTCACTCTTGTATTTATTCAAATCAATAATAATTAATCAAATCCAATGCATTACGTGAATGATTTATAAAATACACCTCAATAAAGTGACGCTATTTTTATTACTACCAGCAGCTGAGAATTATAAGCTATTTAACTGCCCTTCCCATAAGCAGATTTACAGGAAGGGTTTAAAGCATTAATAATTAACGCTTATAAATGAACTCAACGCCTTCTTCGTCGTCTTCGTCCCAGTCGTCATCCCACTCTTCGTCATCGTCCTCAACAGCGGCTTCTTCAAGCTGCTGGCGGTGGTAGTCATCCCACATGAACTCGACTTTTTCCGGCTGCTTCTCTTCCTGCGCCTGTGTAACTGGATTTTCGATGATAAAGGTCATTACATCCCAGCAGAGATCTTTTACGCCGGTCTGGCTGGCAGCAGAAATAAGATAGAATTTATCATCCCAGCCCAGCGCCTCGGCGATTGCTTTCGCTTTCTCTTCGGCTTCCGCTTTATCCATCAGGTCAATTTTGTTAAATACCAGCCAGCGCGGTTTAGAGGCCAGGCTCTCGCTGTATTTCTCCAGCTCGCCGATAATGATGCGGGCATTCTCTACCGGATCGGAACCGTCAATCGGATCGATATCAATGAGGTGCAGCAATACGCGGCAACGCTCAAGATGCTTCAGGAAGCGAATACCCAGACCGGCACCTTCCGCTGCGCCTTCAATAAGCCCTGGAATGTCAGCCACCACGAAGCTTTTTTCAGTATCCATTCGGACCACACCAAGGCTCGGTACCAGCGTGGTAAACGGATAGTCTGCGACTTTCGGCTTCGCTGCGGATACCGCGCGGATGAAGGTCGATTTACCGGCGTTCGGCATACCCAGCATGCCCACATCCGCCAGCAGCATCAATTCGAGCTGCAAATCACGCTTGTCGCCCGGTGTCCCCATCGTTTTCTGACGTGGCGTACGGTTGACCGAGGATTTAAAACGGGTATTACCGAGACCGTGCCAGCCGCCTTTGGCGACCATCAGACGCTGACCATGTTGGGTCATGTCGCCCATCGTCTCGCCGGTGCCCTGATCGATAACGCGCGTACCAACCGGCACTTTAATCGAGACGTCTTTGCCTCGTTTACCGGTACAGTCGCGGCTCTGACCATTCTCGCCACGCTCAGCGCGAAAAGACTTTTCAAAACGATAGTCAATCAGCGTGTTAAGGTTTTCGTCCGCTTCCAGCCAGACATCGCCACCGTCACCGCCGTCACCACCGTCCGGGCCACCTTTAGGAATATATTTTTCGCGGCGGAAGCTTACGCAACCATTGCCGCCGTCACCTGCAACTACCAGGATGGATGCTTCATCAACAAACTTCATTTTACTCTCCGTAAATCATTCGCCTGAGCGGGATAATCACGCTTACGCCACCGCCCCCATAGACGATGACCAATGGCGGAATACATCGCGCCCGCAACCACGACAAACGCACCGAGATAACCTAAAAGGTTTAACATCGGTCTGGCGAAGAAATCGGGCCAGGCCAGTGATAATAAATCTGAAAATAACAGGGTAAATAACGGCGTCAGGGTAATCAATGCGCTAACCTGTGCCGCCTGCCAGCGCGCCATGGCTTCTGCCAGCGCACCATAGCCGACCAGCGTGTTAAGCCCGCAGAAGAGCAGACACAGCAGTTGCCAGTGGCTTAATTGCGTTATCACTCCAGGCCTCGCCAACGGCAATAGCACCATTGTACACAAAATGTACAACAAAAGCAGGATCTGCGGTGATGCCAGCCGACGTAATAACACTTTCTGCGCCACGCCATAAGTGACCCATACTGAGGCCGCTGCCACGCCGAAAATCACGCCCCAGGTGTAGTCCGTCAGGCGGGTAAAGATTTCTACCAGGCTGGTATTAAAAAACATGCCCAGTCCGCTTAGCAGCATAATTGCGCCAAAAACCTGCGTGCCGCGCATTTTCTCTTTCAGGACCACCACGCTGGCGACCATCATGCCGACGGGAGAAAGCTGGCCGATCACCTGTGAAGCCGTCGGACTTAAATATTGCAGGGAAGAACTGAACAGGATGAAATTGCCCGCCAATCCGCAGGTCGCGATAATCAGCAGTAGCAGCCAGCGTGGTTTACGGAATAACTGCACCGAAGGCAATCTTCCCTTACTGGCCAGAATGATGCCCAGCCCTATTGCCGCCATCAAAAAGCGATAGAACACCACGGTGGGCGGCTCCATCACTTCCAGCACCTGCTTCATTGCTATCGGTAACGCTCCCCAACACATGGCTGTGGTGAGCGCCAGAACAATACCAATGCCTGCCTGTTGCTTCATGCCCGTTTTCCCTGCAATGGCTCGTTATCCGTCGATGCGGCTTTACGAGCATATTTACCGGCCGTCGAATGTAAAAAGCCCCGCAACACGTTGCGGGGCTTTAATCCGTTACCGGACCACGAGAAACTTACTCAGCAACGATGCTGATGTATTTACGGTTTTTCGGGCCTTTAACTTCGAATTTCACTTTACCGTCAGCTTTAGCAAACAGGGTGTGGTCACGGCCGCAACCAACGTTGGTGCCAGCGTGGAATTTAGTACCACGTTGACGAACGATGATGCTACCTGCCAGAACTGCTTCGCCGCCGAAGCGTTTTACGCCCAGACGTTTAGCTTCTGAATCGCGACCGTTACGAGTCGAGCCGCCAGCCTTTTTATGTGCCATTTAAATCTCTCCTCAGGTCTTAGGCGCTGATGCCAGTAATTTTCACATCAGTGAACCACTGACGATGGCCCTGCTGCTTACGATAGTGTTTACGACGACGAAACTTAACGATTTTAACTTTCTCGCCACGACCGTGAGCAACAACTTCAGCTTTGATTACGCCGCCATCAACGAAAGGAACGCCGATTTTGACATCTTCACCGTTTGCGATCATCAGAACTTCAGCGAACTCAACAGCTTCGCCAGTTGCGATGTCCAGCTTTTCCAGGCGAATGGTTTGACCTTCGCTTACTCGGTGTTGTTTACCACCACTTTGGAAAACCGCGTACATAAAAAACTCCGCTTTCGCGCACATCTTTGTGTGATGCAGAGTGCGCTATAAATATTCACAATAGGGCGCGAATATTACGCAAAACGCGAGCCTTTGACAAGTACGATCATCACTCCATGCAGAAAAAAAACACAAC
Coding sequences within it:
- the rplU gene encoding 50S ribosomal protein L21; its protein translation is MYAVFQSGGKQHRVSEGQTIRLEKLDIATGEAVEFAEVLMIANGEDVKIGVPFVDGGVIKAEVVAHGRGEKVKIVKFRRRKHYRKQQGHRQWFTDVKITGISA
- a CDS encoding DMT family transporter — translated: MKQQAGIGIVLALTTAMCWGALPIAMKQVLEVMEPPTVVFYRFLMAAIGLGIILASKGRLPSVQLFRKPRWLLLLIIATCGLAGNFILFSSSLQYLSPTASQVIGQLSPVGMMVASVVVLKEKMRGTQVFGAIMLLSGLGMFFNTSLVEIFTRLTDYTWGVIFGVAAASVWVTYGVAQKVLLRRLASPQILLLLYILCTMVLLPLARPGVITQLSHWQLLCLLFCGLNTLVGYGALAEAMARWQAAQVSALITLTPLFTLLFSDLLSLAWPDFFARPMLNLLGYLGAFVVVAGAMYSAIGHRLWGRWRKRDYPAQANDLRRVK
- the cgtA gene encoding Obg family GTPase CgtA → MKFVDEASILVVAGDGGNGCVSFRREKYIPKGGPDGGDGGDGGDVWLEADENLNTLIDYRFEKSFRAERGENGQSRDCTGKRGKDVSIKVPVGTRVIDQGTGETMGDMTQHGQRLMVAKGGWHGLGNTRFKSSVNRTPRQKTMGTPGDKRDLQLELMLLADVGMLGMPNAGKSTFIRAVSAAKPKVADYPFTTLVPSLGVVRMDTEKSFVVADIPGLIEGAAEGAGLGIRFLKHLERCRVLLHLIDIDPIDGSDPVENARIIIGELEKYSESLASKPRWLVFNKIDLMDKAEAEEKAKAIAEALGWDDKFYLISAASQTGVKDLCWDVMTFIIENPVTQAQEEKQPEKVEFMWDDYHRQQLEEAAVEDDDEEWDDDWDEDDEEGVEFIYKR
- the rpmA gene encoding 50S ribosomal protein L27, which codes for MAHKKAGGSTRNGRDSEAKRLGVKRFGGEAVLAGSIIVRQRGTKFHAGTNVGCGRDHTLFAKADGKVKFEVKGPKNRKYISIVAE